The Aspergillus flavus chromosome 6, complete sequence nucleotide sequence TTAAACCCATGCCTtaagagaagggaaaagaagtaaTGGAaacttggagaagaaaataacCCACTAACACGCCCATAAAAGTCCCAAGAACACCAGTACAGTCGTTGAAGACAAAGCCCTCTTTCCATGCCATCCTTTGTTAATACACCGCTTATTCCATGAAATGCATCACTGTCCTGGTTTCGTGTCCTTTTGTCGCTGCTGCCGTGTTCTAGGAATAATGTTGAAACCCCGATCATGTAACAGCAAGAAAGCTCCCCGATTCATGCAAGCACGCTCGTCGTCAAGAAGGTGAGATCTATATACGCTGGTGATTCAAGATATGAGGTTGTTTTGTGCTGGTAGTCATAGTCAAACTTCTTGAGCCCATCGACGCTCGCGGAGAGGCATTTCTTCGCCGGCTTTGGCGCGGCTGCCGTCGAGCTCTCGACGCCAGGCGTAGTATTCGCCGAGACGAGTTTCAGCGTATGAAGCGTAGTCGAAGTCGATTTGCGAGATCTGGGCTTGGATGAGGGCCCATATACCCCTATTTAATATTAGCACTGGGTCATAGATATTAGCATtgaaagggaaaacaaaCCAGTATAATCCGGGAATGCCGCGGAAGCGATCAACGTCCTCATAGAGTCGATCGATGATCTGCTTCTGAGACGACTCCGGGAGACCTTTGTGCTGGGTATAACTCCTGACATACTCGGTCAAGAACTGGCGCCGAACAGCACATGTAGGCATCATGTTGTAGTCACAGTCGTAGCCACCCCATTCAGCGAAATGGTTGGCGATGTCGAACGCGGCTGGGGATGGAGTGGCATATTCATAGTCGATGAACTGCACAGTCGTTGTGGGCTCACCCGCGGATGTGACAGGAGCATCTGAGGACGGTACAGCTATGACATTGGCGCAGAGAAGGTCGCAGTGGGCAAACACCAACTACCGAGGGGGGTTAATTATTGGCCGTAATCCCTATGGCTCAAGGATGGAATGTGATATCTACGTACCCCGTCTTCACCGATGCCTTTGCCGTCGTCCAGTTCACTGACAGCCCATTCAAGCTCTTTCTGAAGGCCCAGTCTGCGCTTACGCTGCTCATCTGTAGCGGAAGGCAAAGCAAGGATCCATTTCTGGAGAACAGCCCACATGCTGGGTCCCGATTGTTTTGGCTTGATCAGAGGAAAGTCAATGTTATGCTTGGACGGATGGACATCTACTGAGTTCAGAAAAACATTCTCCGCTTCAGACTGGGCAGGGGCGGCGGCTCCTCGGATGGGAAGGACTGCATGCCACTGTCCAAGCCTTCTAGCAACGCCACGCCAAATGGAAGCTGTCACTAGATCTTCATGAGTGGCGGGGCGTCCACGAATGAACCTATAGAGCAGGCCATTCTGGAAGCGAGCCAAAAGTGAAGGGGCTAGGCCATAGCTGGCAAGTAGGGCGTGGGACTTCATTTCTCCTATAGACATCTACTCAGCATTGGCGCAATGGgcaaaaaggagaaagggCGTATGTCCCGAGTCTGTCTTACTTTCGCGGTCTATAAGAATCTCTGTATGGTTACCGTACGCTCTCATCAGTACAGCTTCGTTGTCTATTTGTTCTTCGGTCAAGCCAGGCTTGCGATTTATGATTTTGAGAAGCTGGAAGCCAGTTAGTCCATGAATTTGATAGTTTGGACTCTATCTGCTCCTGCAGAGCAAGTTCGGAACACACAGTATTAGTTATACCGTCCGTGAAGCGCACGAATTCGATGTTGTTCTCTGGACCTTCCCAGTGAGGGTTCAAGGTCAAAACCAACCTCAGCGCAGACGCTTGAGAATCGGCATGGTTGTATGACTGTGCGATGTAGCGCAGCGCCGTGAGAGGACAACCGTTCGGCTCAGATGTCGAACCCATCATGGACGTTTATTAAGGGGTGAGGGGCGAGATACTGTATGGAGAAACGGTCAACTACAACAGTTCTAGATTCCAGAATGTCAGCAAATCTCACCAGAGGTGTATGATAAGTTGTATGCAGCGACAGTATCACTTAggtgtaaaaaaaaaaaaagtacaaagCATTGGAGCGTATACTGACCTGAACGGCGCCTGTGgcactttttttttttttatccgTTCACTGAGGGCTTCCCCTATTATTAGTGAGCGATAAGGATCGCAAACGATAACGATATACGTAATTTTAAAGAGTATTAAATTGACCGGCAACCAATACTCAGGGAACACaagccagaagaaaaaagggggaGTAGTATTAAGCCGGCatgagaggagaagaaagaggagaagaagaacattgGTCTCGTGCTTGCATGGCCATGATTGGAAGCTACGCAGCCTGAGGCCCCTCAGGCAACGAGCGCCGTCGCCCCCTCGTTTCCTTACCAGGCTGTAAATCCGAAATTGCCTCCCCCATGACGAAATGCCAGGGACGAAGCCTACGTATGCACCTATTCTTATACAACTCGATCGCCCTATGTGAATTTTCTGTGGGGTAACACCGACAGTTGTCAGCACTCAAAACTAGCCTATGATCAGCTCTTCCGGAGAATGTGGTTGGCATTCCTTGCCCGtgaaaaggaggaagttAAAGTAAGGGATGGTTGACAGGTATGGGAACCGCGTTATGGGTGTAAGGTACGGGGAGTACACGCCGGTATTACTCTAAACCCCTTTGGTCACCGCTCACTCAACCACTTTGCATGTGATTCTCAACCATGTGACTGGCAACGCTTGGCACTCGCCTGAGGCATCACCCAGATCTCCAGTCTCACATGACTTTTGCACCCTAAGCCCTAGGAGCTACTGCTCTCGGTAACTAGCTAGTCCCAAAGGTGTCCTAGTGGCTCCACTCATGGCGGACTACAAAAGGCCATCGTTGGCGCTGCcaatttttccttcttttttcttttttctttcctcatcatcagtagCGGTTTACATTGACCATATGTAAATCAATACCGGAGCTTCATACAATGTATGACACGCTGAGGGTTATCCGTGTGGGATTTTGCTCGATGGGTTTCCTTCCGTTCCCGGCTTCGGAGAGTAATtgtgctttccttttttcaACTTCCAAATTATGGCTTAGCTAGGGATTCTTTTCGCAAGATAAGAGCCCCAGGCGCTTGAGCTGTGGAGGAGGCGCGACATTCCAGTTTTAGAAAATTATGTCTGTACTGTGAAATCATGGTTGGACATCTTCTATCTTGTAGACGTGCTGCTGAACAGGGCACTTCTTGTTCTCGGGGTTTATATGCTGAACCTTGGATCAGATGTGCACATCTCGGATCAATCTTCAAGTATACCATGTGTATCTGGCTATTGTTGGCAATGACATATTGGTAGCTTGTTCCGATTGAAGCATCATAGGTGCTCTAGTTGGCCTGCTGATCGCTTAAATACGTCATGTCATTGGCTATTTCTGATATACTGGTTCATTATCAATGTGTTACAAGGTAGCATCTGTAACTTCTCATGAGAGAATGTCATGCGAACACATCCTGTGGATGCTTTATGTCTCGAGCATGTTTCGAACAAATTCGCGATGCGTTATCCTGACATTGGCCAAGTTAAGCCATAGTGCTTGTCAAATGAGTGTTGCATTGTGAAACTCCTATAGCTTTCACTCTCACTTTTTAGGGCTCATGCTTTTTCTAAACAAGAAAGCTGTCTCAACTTCCATGCTTAACCCACCCTACCAGCAGCTTTCAGTCCCATCAATGAGTTGCTCCTCTTGCTAAAGAGCGATCAACACAGTAGGCCATATGTCAATATAACCAATCCTGAATTAGTGCCATCACAATATGTCTTGGCGATACGAGTGAATGTATGTCTCTGAAGCTTAGCAGATACCATGTTCCAACCATGTTAGTGCAAGATATGTGTTTCCCGTGTCTCATTTATGCTATATAGTAACCTCAGACCCGTCCAGCCTGTCCGATTTGAATCCTCTCTCCACTCCATTTATCATCGCTCCGCAAGACTGGCCAGCTCGTTCCATCAGCCTTGGACAGCGTCAATTCCAGTTTAGTGCCCAACACCTTGAATTGGGATTTTTCGGGATTAATCGGCGCAAACAGCTGATAAGTATCTTTGTACCGCTTGTTATCGGTAGTGGGGAGGTCCAGATCGATCGACTTCTCGGAGAACTCGACCTTAGCCTGGTTCTTATCGATCTTCTTAAGGTACAGCGAGACATTGACCGAGTGTGGTGTTTGGTAAAAGTCATTCCTATATAAGGCATAGAAGGTTAAGACAAAGTTCCCCAAAGAGGTATTGCCATTCGTAAGACGAAATGAGGGTTTCACTCACCTAACactttccaccttctcttcacCAGCCGGCTTGCCCTTTCCGACAAAAAGATgcccccttttctccttgcAGCCTTCGATCTTCAGGAAATCGTCAAAATCCAGAACCCTCTTCTTACAGCATGACCATCCCTTGCTGCCCTCATGGAAAATCGGCTGTCCGGGATGATGGACAcatttctcctcctcccgcGACACGGACGAGTTGTAGTTGGCGCCGCATCCCTTCCGACGGCATGTGGCGTTAGCCGGGATCTCAAGAGATGGGTCGTCGGACTCTGATTCTTCGGGGGCGGGCGTAGCTGCGTTCGACGGAGGGGCAATAGCGGGCGAGTATGTCGGCCGTGGTACCCCGCTATCTGCGACAGGTGCAGTTACCGGCTGGGGTGCAACTATTTCAGGTGCAGCTGGGTCTGTCTTCTTTGGGGGTTCGACTGGGGTATCGTCTACAGTCGAATGCTTGCCGGTAGTACAGGGTGGGATTTCGAGGAATTCATCGAAGGTGAGAACGCGGGGCTTGCAGCATTTCCAGCCTGTAGATCACGCGAGGGTCAACGTTGGTGGATCGCACCGCAGGGAAGGACGGAAGTGTCATGCAACGAATCCCAGGGGCCACCGTAGACACCAAGGTCCTTAAACTTACCCTTTTGACCTTCATGGAAGACAGGTGGTCCAGGATGATAGACGCATGGCTCTTCGGGATCGGTGAAGACCTTCCCGCAACCCTTGTGGACGCACTTGGACATTTTTTCGATGGGTGGGCGCAATACACTTCTCGACGTGAATTATACGGGCAACAGTAAAATCGCTTCAGTCCATGAGACAAGAACTTCGCTGGTGGGGGGCAAATCGCATCGAAAGCCGCAGAAATACTGCCACCGCAGCTGCCGCCCAAAGTGGCTCGAAGCGGCTTAGTCTGGAGAAGCTCGAAGGTTCCATTTTTCTCGGCGCGGAGAGCACGATAACTAACTCTATTGTTTGGTCGACATCACCACCCGATCCTATCGCCCGTTCGCGGCCTTCAACCACCACAACTTTGTCCGCCCTTCTGGCTTAATTTGGCTATCTTTCATCTCTCACCATGTTTCCTACCGCCGCCCGTCTCTCCCAGGCGGTTCGTGTTACGCTCTTCACTCGTGTCGGCTGCGGACTGTGCGACACGGCAAAACACGCCGTAACTCAATTACACAAGCGGCGGCCCTTCGAATACTCCGAATTAGATATTATGGTCCCCACCAACAAGCCCTGGAAGGATGTGTATGAGTTCGACGTCCCTGTCTTACACGTTCAATCGGTCAAGGGTCAATTGGAAAACGGAGAAGCCGACCTCTCGGATCCAAAGAAGCTGTTCCATCGGTTCACCGAGCAGGAAGTCGAAACGTTGGTCGAcgaggccgagaaggcaaAATCATGAAGTCTAGACCGCATATAGCTAATTGAGTCATATCTCAATCCAACCTCCTATATCCTCCCTGCCAAGTATTCCCCAGCATTACGGGCGAGATGTGAGGAGTCATTCGACCTTGTGTCGTCTCGACATGCCGGAATACATTTCCGAGTGATCCCTTGTTTCAGCCTCGAAGATCATGAGCAAAGGATCCTCAGCCTCTTCAATGTCTCCAAACTTTGTGATAATCCCAGCCAATCCCGTTATTACCGCACTTCGTCCTTCTCCAACGACTAGGACGGTGTCGCATGCCAATGTCGGCGTACGATGAGCTCCTCCGTTCAGCGGCAGGAGGGTAGATATGTACGTTGTGGCCGGTTAGCCATTGGTAGGGGTTATTAGAATGATTAGATAAAATTAGGTATCTGTTAGTAGCTAAGGTGTTGATCGAAGACAAGATTATATAAGAACCTCTGATACTCATAGAAATAACGATAATGTTTTGTTTAGTATACAATGCAAGGGTATCAGAGCTTCATTCCAGTGGACCAGCTAAATCTATAGGCAAACTCTCAATCCATCCATAATAACCGCGAGTGTCCTCTACGGACTGCCTCCGGTTCCAGCTAAGGGCAGGACTACCGTTCTCCGTCCTTTCCAGGAGCCGATTTCGAATATTTTCATCCAAGACCGCAACTGGGCCGGTTGATGGGTGAGCAATGTCAGGCCTTCTAATGACGTCCGAGAGATCCTTTAAAGTGTTGCAGCACAACTGTGCTATACGCGCCACCTTGCCATTTGGTCTAATACTGTGGTAATGGTTCAACATGTCGATAGCTCGCGTCAAAGACGTTTCTACCTCCCCTTCATTAATTGTACCGGAATTGTTGTCATTGAAGCTGGTAAAGTTACTTAAACGAGCTGCAAGAAAGACTGTTCCGCAGACCCAAGTATAATCGATGTTCTCCCAACAGGGAGAGATGAGATCACGGCGGCTGTCGTCTGGCCTGCCATCGAGCGGCCCGTCTTCGTGCGTGTGGATAAGACTGATCAGTTCCAAGGCGACCGCCACGCTCTTGATTGAGGCATCGCGTACCAGGCTGAAAACGACAGGTGAGGTGGATGAGCTAGGCTCTTCTTTGGTAGCGTGCGGGCGACCTTCAGGTCGACAAGTGCATTTGGTGGACAGTGCCAGCCCCAAGGCCAGCAGAGGCCGATATAGTCGAAGACGAACATATAAGTAGCGTGCTCGGAGAATATTCCGCTGTCGACACACAACCGGATCGTCCCATATACCGCCCACGGCATCATTTTGCAGATACGTTGGAAGAGATGCCTGCCAATCGTATAAAAGAGTGTCCACTTTCAAGAGTATCTTGAAATCGAAAGACAGTAGTTTCTTTAGGGCGCAACTATTCGGCTGCATTCTCAGCTCATCCTCCCATGCTAAGATATCCTCGACGTGGCTATACAGCCTGGCACAAGCTGTCAAGAACTCTATTAAGGATGGACGATCCGCTGTAACGACGGAGGTTTTCCCGGATATAAAATCAGTGTAGTCTGTGTCCCAATGCGTCGGCAATGGTACTTTCAGTGGATTGGAGGTTTGCGGTGGGAGCCCTAGTTGTAGTGCAATCATCCGTTCCAGAATCATGGCACTATGCCAGAGTCGCCGAGCGAGTTCGCGATCCCTCCTTCCTCGAGTATCCTGCCCCCCTATCTTGAAGTGCAGGCCCAGGACCTGCGCCATGCGGATGGCAAACCCAATGAACATCCATGCCAACCTTGAGTTGCCAGTCGCATATAGATACTGGCTTTGTAAAATATGTGATTGAATACGCTCACATAGAGACCCGCTGTTCTCCATATCCCTGGACATCCTCTGACCGCGACTGAAGAGACTCgacacatcttcatcattaaCATCGGGTGTACTCAATCCAGATAAACTGAAAATGGTATTCAAGATGCCATGGAAACTACTGGGGGCTGCGGCTATATCCTGTTCGGTTCTGGTAGTCTCGTAGGCCGACTGAAACTGTAAAAGGTCCAGGATCGGCAAGTTTGCATATTCTCTCGTTAAGTAAGAGAGAACAAGATGATCAGCCGTTTCCTGAGACAACTGCACCGGTGGGTCCTCGCCATTCGATCCGGAGATGGAAGGCTGTATAACCCCATTCGTGAACATGGGAATTTGAGCTAAAAGAGGGGCGTCGCCTGTTAAATCTTCGTCCTTGGCTCTACCTGTTCGCTCCTCGACAGCTCTTTGCAATCTCACCACTTGCAAGGCTTGCGCTCCACCATCATCGAGGTGAAGGCCTTCCTCCTGGGGCAAAACAGCGGTGTGGTAGCTTTGATCCGAATCTATGGAGGAGACTTCAACCACGTCGCCTTGTGTAATATCAGGCGACTGACGCACTCCACGACTTCGTAGGCGTCCTTCATTGTTTGGGGTAGAGATAATAAGAACCTCTAGCTCAGGGAGCGCCTGGCTAGTCATACGTTGTCTTGAGTGGCTACTTTGATCGATATTAGCAGGATTCAATCAGATTAGAT carries:
- a CDS encoding putative ethanolamine kinase yields the protein MMGSTSEPNGCPLTALRYIAQSYNHADSQASALRLVLTLNPHWEGPENNIEFVRFTDGITNTLLKIINRKPGLTEEQIDNEAVLMRAYGNHTEILIDREREMKSHALLASYGLAPSLLARFQNGLLYRFIRGRPATHEDLVTASIWRGVARRLGQWHAVLPIRGAAAPAQSEAENVFLNSVDVHPSKHNIDFPLIKPKQSGPSMWAVLQKWILALPSATDEQRKRRLGLQKELEWAVSELDDGKGIGEDGLVFAHCDLLCANVIAVPSSDAPVTSAGEPTTTVQFIDYEYATPSPAAFDIANHFAEWGGYDCDYNMMPTCAVRRQFLTEYVRSYTQHKGLPESSQKQIIDRLYEDVDRFRGIPGLYWGIWALIQAQISQIDFDYASYAETRLGEYYAWRRELDGSRAKAGEEMPLRERRWAQEV
- a CDS encoding HSP20-like chaperone — encoded protein: MSKCVHKGCGKVFTDPEEPCVYHPGPPVFHEGQKGWKCCKPRVLTFDEFLEIPPCTTGKHSTVDDTPVEPPKKTDPAAPEIVAPQPVTAPVADSGVPRPTYSPAIAPPSNAATPAPEESESDDPSLEIPANATCRRKGCGANYNSSVSREEEKCVHHPGQPIFHEGSKGWSCCKKRVLDFDDFLKIEGCKEKRGHLFVGKGKPAGEEKVESVRNDFYQTPHSVNVSLYLKKIDKNQAKVEFSEKSIDLDLPTTDNKRYKDTYQLFAPINPEKSQFKVLGTKLELTLSKADGTSWPVLRSDDKWSGERIQIGQAGRV
- a CDS encoding putative fungal-specific transcription factor; the encoded protein is MSPQEEKMRQTETNQALPELEVLIISTPNNEGRLRSRGVRQSPDITQGDVVEVSSIDSDQSYHTAVLPQEEGLHLDDGGAQALQVVRLQRAVEERTGRAKDEDLTGDAPLLAQIPMFTNGVIQPSISGSNGEDPPVQLSQETADHLVLSYLTREYANLPILDLLQFQSAYETTRTEQDIAAAPSSFHGILNTIFSLSGLSTPDVNDEDVSSLFSRGQRMSRDMENSGSLCERIQSHILQSQYLYATGNSRLAWMFIGFAIRMAQVLGLHFKIGGQDTRGRRDRELARRLWHSAMILERMIALQLGLPPQTSNPLKVPLPTHWDTDYTDFISGKTSVVTADRPSLIEFLTACARLYSHVEDILAWEDELRMQPNSCALKKLLSFDFKILLKVDTLLYDWQASLPTYLQNDAVGGIWDDPVVCRQRNILRARYLYVRLRLYRPLLALGLALSTKCTCRPEGRPHATKEEPSSSTSPVVFSLVRDASIKSVAVALELISLIHTHEDGPLDGRPDDSRRDLISPCWENIDYTWVCGTVFLAARLSNFTSFNDNNSGTINEGEVETSLTRAIDMLNHYHSIRPNGKVARIAQLCCNTLKDLSDVIRRPDIAHPSTGPVAVLDENIRNRLLERTENGSPALSWNRRQSVEDTRGYYGWIESLPIDLAGPLE